One part of the Musa acuminata AAA Group cultivar baxijiao chromosome BXJ1-5, Cavendish_Baxijiao_AAA, whole genome shotgun sequence genome encodes these proteins:
- the LOC135674361 gene encoding GATA transcription factor 2-like — protein MARKQTMTLDMDFGMRTPASSYSASLATVAPQQDAAAPAYPYGLPPAVDALRVTDVLDFSGRDLFPSAFGADTQFFTAGGTAETDSSFDLYVPSEEAAELEWLSQFVEDSFSDVPYQYTGLTTPASDKQLLVDQRIAGDNQLGVDQCVARCAARSKRSRSSNPTTVWSSLTPPPQSSPSSSSSSSSDFPPSQPDSIGIKCISNRGSGSNGGSGGKKSGWGVGAAGGVRRCMHCASEKTPQWRTGPLGPKTLCNACGVRYKSGRLLPEYRPAASPAFVLTQHSNSHRKVMEIRRQKELLLRHHKNQPPASAAAAANRPEPL, from the exons ATGGCGCGGAAGCAAACGATGACGCTGGATATGGACTTCGGAATGAGAACGCCAGCTTCCTCCTACTCTGCTTCATTAGCTACCGTTGCACCGCAGCAAGATGCTGCTGCTCCAGCTTATCCTTACGGCCTGCCACCCGCCGTTGACGCTCTCCGCGTCACCGACGTCCTCGACTTCTCCGGCCGCGATCTCTTCCCCTCAGCTTTTGGTGCTGACACCCAATTCTTTACTGCCGGTGGAACCGCAGAAACAGACTCATCTTTCGACCTCTACGTTCCG AGCGAAGAGGCGGCGGAGCTGGAATGGCTGTCGCAGTTCGTGGAGGACTCTTTCTCTGACGTCCCTTACCAGTACACCGGCCTTACGACCCCCGCCAGCGACAAGCAGCTCTTAGTGGACCAACGCATTGCCGGTGACAACCAGCTAGGCGTGGACCAATGCGTTGCACGTTGCGCAGCGAGAAGCAAGCGGTCCAGGAGCAGCAATCCTACCACGGTTTGGTCCTCGTTAACGCCACCACCGCAGTCCTCGCcgtcgtcctcgtcctcgtcctcgtctGATTTCCCACCTTCCCAACCTGATTCCATCGGTATTAAGTGTATTAGCAACAGAGGAAGTGGCAGTAATGGCGGTAGTGGAGGAAAGAAAAGCGGATGGGGCGTCGGAGCGGCGGGCGGAGTGCGACGGTGCATGCACTGCGCATCGGAGAAGACGCCGCAGTGGCGGACGGGGCCGCTGGGGCCGAAGACGCTGTGCAACGCGTGCGGGGTGAGGTACAAGTCCGGGCGGCTCCTGCCGGAGTACCGACCGGCGGCCAGCCCAGCCTTCGTGCTCACCCAGCACTCCAACTCCCATCGCAAGGTCATGGAGATCCGCCGCCAGAAGGAGCTCCTCCTCCGCCATCACAAGAACCAACCGCCCGcctctgcggc